Proteins encoded by one window of Salarias fasciatus chromosome 1, fSalaFa1.1, whole genome shotgun sequence:
- the kifbp gene encoding KIF-binding protein yields MASLSSDEWRAVCDKFTNALNLTEVESRNDPENDPFRSKYKARELLREIYCSLKSFEAGDGEEDSRGESTEQRPPEEPLDGQTEDVFGRGFSADSPAGLRAAKLGAVEYYLGVNHVETEELSAGQEHLMNCMKQLEKCRASSENVSLYIHVRNQLGILWAGRDETQMAQGFLETAESIYQRYMKEDGTPPTDMTEYFTTEENQLTHQERTKRFELAFTHTMYYLAQVYKSLGQTERAATYCHSTLQRQLQLNQFSPMEWALNAATLSQYYITKGRFMEGRHCLSAATVISGLAGEVPSEAAAQESETENERREQLRQKRAEIARCWIKYCLNLLEDAKKQLEDNIGELDLDRQDELKRARRREEEEEEKGRKSALLFGSEDTFDSIASVEEKVMCLFPLDFTEARSVFLVGQNYVTQAKEYFQMDGYVTDHIEILQDHSALFRILAFFEEDPERRCKMHKRRVDMLEPICNDLNSRYYLMIRRQMMFELAETYNEMMDLKLTVANRQADTQTLDNHTIKKFNHLCSASAKYYQMFLDSLCSPEGKFPEHLEDEVLRPVLVARFRVARLHSRLITSSPTAQLDNLNKSLENYKYVVQYCESHPEAAAAVETELELSTEMAGLLPLKINRLKAKLATNN; encoded by the exons ATGGCGTCGCTCAGCAGCGATGAGTGGAGAGCCGTCTGCGACAAATTCACCAACGCCCTCAACCTCACCGAGGTGGAATCACGAAACGACCCGGAGAACGACCCGTTCCGCTCCAAATACAAGGCCAGGGAGCTTCTCCGAGAGATCTACTGCTCCCTGAAGAGCTTTGAAGCGGgggatggagaggaggacagcaggggggagAGCACCGAGCAGCGTCCGCCCGAGGAGCCGCTGGACGGGCAGACGGAGGACGTCTTCGGCCGGGGCTTCAGCGCGGACTCTCCGGCCGGGCTGCGGGCCGCCAAGCTCGGGGCTGTGGAGTACTACCTGGGCGTGAACCATGTGGAGACGGAAGAGCTGTCAGCCGGCCAGGAACACCTCATGAACTgcatgaagcagctggagaaatGCAGAGCGTCGTCGGAGAACGTGTCTCTGTATATCCATGTCAGG AACCAGCTGGGCATCCTGTGGGCGGGCCGGGACGAGACTCAGATGGCTCAGGGCTTCCTTGAAACTGCTGAATCCATCTACCAACGTTACATGAAAGAA GATGGAACTCCTCCCACTGATATGACTGAGTATTTCACTACTGAGGAGAACCAGCTGACACACCAGGAAAGGACCAAGAG GTTTGAGTTGGCCTTCACCCACACCATGTACTACCTTGCACAAGTCTATAAAAGCCTGG GTCAGACCGAGCGTGCTGCCACCTACTGCCACAGTACCCTGCAGCGACAGCTACAACTGAATCAGTTCAGTCCGATGGAGTGGGCTTTAAACGCTGCGACACTGTCACAATATTATATCACCAAG GGTCGATTTATGGAGGGACGGCATTGCCTCTCAGCAGCGACTGTCATATCAGGTCTGGCAGGAGAAgttccctctgaagctgcagcgcAGGAGA GTGAAACAGAGAATGAACGCAGAGAACAGCTCAGACAGAAGAGAGCAGAGATTGCAAGATGTTGGATTAAATATTGTCTCAACCTTCTGGAAGATGCCAAGAAGCAGCTGGAG GACAACATTGGGGAGCTGGATCTCGATCGTCAGGATGAGCTGAAAAGAGCGAGacgacgggaggaggaggaggaagagaaaggcaGAAAGAGTGCTCTGCTTTTTGGCTCTGAAGACACCTTCGACTCTATTGCAAGTGTGGAAGAAAAG gTGATGTGTTTGTTCCCTCTGGATTTCACCGAGGCCAGGTCTGTGTTCCTGGTCGGACAGAACTATGTGACACAG GCCAAGGAGTACTtccagatggatggatatgTGACCGACCACATCGAGATTTTGCAGGATCACAGCGCTCTGTTTCGGATCCTGGCTTTCTTTGAAGAAGATCCAGAGCGACGCtgcaaaatgcacaaaagaaGAGTCGACATGTTGGAGCCGATCTGCAACG ATCTGAACTCCAGGTACTACCTGATGATCCGCAGGCAGATGATGTTCGAGTTGGCCGAGACCTACAACGAAATGATGGACTTGAAGCTGACGGTGGCCAACAGACAAGCAGATACACAAACTTTAGATAACCACACCATCAAGAAATTCAAccatctctgctctgcttctgcCAA GTACTACCAGATGTTCCTGGACTCGCTCTGTTCTCCAGAAGGGAAGTTCCCGGAGCACCTGGAGGACGAGGTGCTCCGGCCGGTTCTGGTGGCTCGCTTCAGAGTGGCTCGACTGCACAGCCGCCTCATCACCTCCTCACCCACCGCTCAGCTCGATAATCTCAACAAGTCCCTGGAAAACTACAA GTACGTGGTGCAGTATTGTGAATCCCATCCCGAAGCAGCAGCCGCTGTGGAGACAGAGCTGGAGCTCAGCACTGAGATGGCCGGCCTCCTTCCCCTCAAAATCAACCGACTCAAAGCAAAGCTGGCGACCAACAACTGA
- the LOC115391024 gene encoding cilia- and flagella-associated protein 251-like — MKVFLLLAVCVLSLHNGKGAPRTAVYKFVRCNPEDDDANCVTQQTQEMEWSPDLPGKLPASAAQNLEAEPVEDESPAWEQEEMKEEQEEYEDEPQVGEEKEEEEEEEEEEYDDWELEDDEEEEEKMEKPVLEEEGESPLILPSEESSGGYEGSAGEDLFVRDMPVEIGSGESWTEKELYKVGDVSPLRRLFPSRPLAGEAKPEERDLKQDHILPL, encoded by the exons ATGaaggtgtttctgctgctcgcTGTCTGCGTCCTGTCCTTACATAACGGGAAGG GAGCCCCAAGAACTGCAGTGTACAAGTTTGTGAGATGTAACCCTGAGGATGATGACGCCAACTGTGTGACCCAGCAAACCCAAGAAATGGAGTGGAGTCCAGACCTGCCGGGCAAACTACCCGCCTCTGCTGCGCAGAATCT AGAGGCTGAGCCTGTGGAGGATGAGAGTCCAGCTTGGGaacaggaggagatgaaggaggagcaggaggagtatGAAGATGAGCCACAAGTGggagaggaaaaggaggaggaggaggaggaggaggaggaggaatatgATGATTGGGAACTggaggacgacgaggaggaggaggagaagatggaaaaaccagtgctggaggaggagggcgagtcTCCTCTGATCCTTCCGAGCGAAGAAAGCTCCGGTGGCTATGAAGGCTCCGCAGGAGAGGATCTGTTCGTGCGCGACATGCCTGTTGAAATCGGCTCTGGCGAGTCTTGGACAGAGAAAGAGCTTTACAAAG TTGGAGACGTGAGCCCTCTGAGGAGGTTGTTTCCCAGCAGGCCGCTGGCTGGGGAGGCAAAACCTGAAGAGCGGGACCTCAAACAAGACCACATTCTGCCGCTGTAA